In Fundulus heteroclitus isolate FHET01 chromosome 8, MU-UCD_Fhet_4.1, whole genome shotgun sequence, a genomic segment contains:
- the lmo4a gene encoding LIM domain transcription factor LMO4.1 has protein sequence MVNSRVEAPAVAVMGGGGGAAAGRSCAGCGGRIADRFLLFSMERYWHTRCLKCSCCHAQLGEYSSICYSKGGMILCKNDYIRLFGHSGACSACGQSIPASEMVMRAQGSVYHLKCFTCATCRNRLVPGDRFHYINGTIFCEHDRPGGGLLSGHSAPLQPNGIMSDQKVC, from the exons ATGGTGAACAGCAGGGTGGAGGCGCCCGCCGTGGCGGTGAtgggcggcggcggcggggcgGCGGCCGGCAGGTCGTGTGCGGGATGCGGAGGACGGATCGCGGACCGCTTCCTGCTCTTCTCCATGGAGCGCTACTGGCACACCCGCTGCCTGAAGTGCTCCTGCTGCCACGCCCAGCTGGGCGAGTACAGCAGCATCTGCTACAGCAAAGGAGGCATGATCCTCTGCAAGAACGACTACATCAG ACTCTTCGGACACAGTGGAGCCTGCAGCGCCTGCGGACAGTCCATCCCTGCCAGTGAGATGGTGATGCGAGCTCAAGGCAGCGTTTATCACCTGAAG TGTTTCACCTGCGCCACCTGCCGGAACCGCCTGGTCCCCGGTGACCGCTTTCATTACATCAACGGGACGATCTTCTGCGAGCATGACCGGCCTGGAGGAGGCCTGCTGAGCGGACACTCTGCTCCACTGCAGCCAAACGGCATCATGTCGGATCAGAAG GTGTGCTGA